In Schizosaccharomyces osmophilus chromosome 2, complete sequence, the following proteins share a genomic window:
- a CDS encoding short-chain type dehydrogenase/reductase, with amino-acid sequence MSSNSLPLKNKVAIVTGGSRGIGAGIAETLARRGAKVAITFTSESSKGITEKLVNKIKGFDTSADAISIQADLSDVASAEHIVDTTVKAFGPTIHILVNNAGFLEIKTLGMITKQDYHRIFDVNVRAVLFMADAVVAHLPKKEDSNGGRIINIGSIIGREGCVGQSIYAASKAAIEGFTRCWAAELGPQGHTVNQVNPGAVDTDMIRKSNFDEEIVRKITPFENRFAQPQDIADIVAFLAEENSRWVTGQTISASGGLRMY; translated from the coding sequence ATGTCAAGCAATAGTCTTCCtctcaaaaacaaagtcgCCATCGTTACAGGAGGCTCCAGAGGTATCGGAGCAGGAATTGCTGAGACATTGGCACGCCGTGGTGCGAAGGTTGCAATTACTTTTACCTCTGAGAGTAGCAAGGGAATTACAGAGAAATTAGTAAATAAGATCAAAGGATTTGATACTTCAGCAGATGCCATCAGTATTCAAGCCGACTTAAGCGACGTCGCAAGTGCTGAACACATTGTTGATACCACAGTCAAAGCTTTTGGTCCCACCATCCATATTCTCGTTAATAATGCTGGatttcttgaaataaaaacacTAGGAATGATTACCAAGCAAGACTATCATCGGATTTTTGATGTAAACGTTAGAGCCGTCCTGTTTATGGCAGACGCCGTAGTTGCTCATCTTCCCAAGAAAGAAGACAGTAATGGGGGCAGAATTATAAATATTGGAAGTATTATAGGAAGAGAGGGTTGCGTTGGACAATCTATTTATGCTGCAAGCAAAGCAGCAATTGAAGGGTTTACGAGGTGCTGGGCTGCTGAATTAGGCCCGCAAGGTCACACAGTCAATCAAGTCAATCCAGGAGCGGTGGATACGGATATGATAAGAAAGTCtaattttgatgaagaaatagTAAGAAAAATAACTCCTTTTGAAAACCGCTTTGCACAGCCTCAAGACATTGCCGATATCGTTGCTTTCCTTGCCGAAGAAAACAGTAGATGGGTTACTGGGCAAACGATATCGGCCTCTGGTGGATTGCGAATGTATTGA
- a CDS encoding Zn-dependent hydrolases of the beta-lactamase — MDGAKNLQPRPGVRGMQPWETISLEVGGKEFKVTGVSTKHVLWGEYTRFFLRATSFDGPLQVTVDSKQAAQLEKDLDIELTVPIQFKGCSIFSKA; from the exons ATGGATGGTGCTAAAAATCTTCAACCTCGACCAGGCGTACGCGGAATGCAACCATGGGAAACGATATCTCTAGAGGTCGGAGGTAAAGAATTCAAAGTTACGGGAGTATCTACAAAGCATGTTTTATGGGGAGAGTACACCaggttttttcttcgtgCGACTTCATTCG ATGGGCCATTGCAGGTTACTGTGGATAGTAAGCAAGCCGCTCAACTTGAAAAGGATCTTGATATTGAACTAACGGTGCCTATTCAATTTAAAGGATGTAGCATTTTTAGTAAagcttaa
- a CDS encoding c6 zinc finger domain protein, protein METSLKKRTRARKACIVCHRKKRKCNGTFPCSNCQKLRYQCEYAPETVKSRELQSQNSQQETEKIDSRVLEPYDSKSTTTKPVIANEDFSFPKNSETNKSFNQEGIKRPVCFADIIGDRLGVSSSKNYKPYAWNLGSRAYPKWSKRTSITKYFSQDQCRFYASIYFEDVNPIFGLLDSTTFFPKLKSVWNTNMEEEFEALICIVVLLGSYFSHTNSLASELEFSLIELSENLLKPETFPMGMNPTITKIVTWMLKSVYLRNIADPADAWLASCTSMHLIETLCIKFDLFENQENSYEGNLFNNDFLSLSNIIMISEAFHRVLAMEIEAAPVKLSRLKSRFLVDGENLQSQSNHLVQLAKVLPEPEETNEESQVTMVETVQKISGFSQEQPNVIALLKAAVSFHMYRKLILTSFHLDGTTSGTILKITDEALDRCLILCDKGLGWWNVLDVPFHGICVLLSMDTKESLLLIPKAYGVLKTVVKTFNTIPSQSALQVSSELCYALRNKKLGEANILDMEEDEGSTRSYDINPGTSDLLVGNPFFDLLDLEDMNYFV, encoded by the coding sequence ATGGAAACATCCTTAAAAAAACGTACTAGAGCAAGAAAAGCTTGTATTGTTTGTcataggaaaaaaagaaagtgcAATGGTACCTTCCCGTGTTCTAATTGTCAAAAACTTCGCTATCAATGTGAATATGCGCCTGAAACGGTAAAAAGTCGCGAGCTTCAGAGTCAGAATAGTCAGCAGGAAACTGAAAAGATAGATAGTCGAGTCCTGGAACCTTACGATTCGAAAAGCACCACGACAAAGCCCGTCATTGCGAATGAAGACTTCtcctttccaaaaaacagcgaaacaaacaagagcTTTAATCAGGAAGGAATTAAAAGGCCGGTTTGTTTCGCGGATATCATCGGCGATAGACTGGGtgtttcttcatcaaaaaattacaaaccATATGCCTGGAACCTTGGCAGTCGTGCTTATCCGAAATGGAGTAAACGAACAAGCAtaacaaaatatttctCTCAAGATCAGTGCCGTTTTTATGCTTCTATATATTTCGAGGACGTTAATCCCATATTTGGATTATTGGATTCTACTactttttttccaaaactgAAATCTGTTTGGAACACAaatatggaagaagaatttgaagcTTTGATATGTATTGTTGTTTTACTGGGCTCTTATTTTTCCCACACTAATTCCTTGGCTAGTGAGCTCGAATTTTCACTTATAGAGCTCTCCGAAAACCTACTGAAACCAGAAACTTTTCCGATGGGAATGAACCCAACAATAACAAAAATCGTTACATGGATGTTAAAAAGCGTGTACTTACGAAATATCGCTGACCCAGCTGATGCTTGGTTAGCATCTTGTACTTCAATGCATCTTATAGAAACTTTATGCATAAAATTTGATTTATTCGAAAATCAGGAAAACAGTTATGAGGGTAACCTTTTCAATAACgactttttgtctttaagCAATATAATTATGATTTCAGAGGCTTTTCATAGAGTTCTAGCTATGGAGATTGAAGCTGCTCCCGTAAAGCTTTCGAGATTGAAAAGCAGATTCCTTGTCGATGGAGAAAATTTACAGAGTCAATCGAACCATCTTGTCCAGTTGGCTAAGGTTTTACCTGAGCctgaagaaacaaatgaaGAGTCCCAGGTAACTATGGTGGAAACAGTGCAAAAAATTTCAGGATTCTCACAGGAACAGCCTAACGTAATAGCACTATTAAAAGCggctgtttcttttcatatgTATAGAAAACTGATTCTCACCAGTTTCCATTTGGATGGAACTACAAGTGGTACAATCTTGAAGATAACTGATGAAGCACTAGATAGATGTCTGATTTTATGTGATAAAGGATTAGGTTGGTGGAACGTTTTAGACGTACCTTTTCATGGAATCTGTGTTCTTTTGTCAATGGATACGAAAGAAAGTTTACTCTTGATACCGAAGGCATACGGTGTACTGAAAACAGTTGTCAAGACTTTCAATACTATTCCTTCGCAAAGTGCTTTACAGGTATCATCCGAGTTGTGTTATGCATTACGAAATAAGAAACTGGGTGAGGCAAATATTTTGGATATGGAGGAAGACGAAGGTAGTACCCGTTCTTATGATATAAATCCTGGAACGTCTGACTTACTTGTGggaaatccattttttgatttattagATTTAGAAGACATGAATTATTTCGTTTAA